Part of the Streptomyces sp. NBC_01460 genome, GACGGCGACCAAGGGCGTCATCGGCCATGCGCTGGGCGCGGCGGGAGCCATCGAGGCCGCGGTCACCGTGCTCGCCCTGGAACGGCAGGAGGTGCCGCCAGTGGCCAACATCAGCCGCCAGGACCCTGGTGGTGAGCTGGACATCGTCACCGGCAGCCCGCGCAAGGTGGACTTCGGCCGAGCACTGTCGACGTCTTTCGCCTTCGGGGGCCAGAACGCCGCGCTGGTGTTCGGCGCCGCCTGAATCCGGCCTGCCCGGGCCACCCCCGCCCCGCCCGTCGCGCAACGAGGCCGGTCGGCGCGCGCGGTCGGCGTTCGGCCTTGAGGAGTCATTCGCCCCCGGCGCCGTGCCCTCGGTGACCGGTGATCGTTGCCCTTTAAGGCCCGATTTCACGTCGCCCGGGACCGTCCGGGCGCTCGCAGCGCAAGAGGAGAGGCCGCGTGCCGAACACCACGCAACGAACCCAGGACGGCACGGAGCACGAGCCGTGCCCGCCCTCGGCCCGGTGTGCTCCCGTGCCCGCGCCGTCCGTCGGCCGCGCAGATCGCGGGCAGCAGTCGGAGAGCGAGGTCCTGGTGTTCAGCCGGTACGCCGACGTGGCGGTGATCGCCCGCGATCCCGCGTTCGAGGCCAAGGACGCCGCCTGGTTCGACGCGTACCTTCCCGGCTGGCGGCGCAGTCCCGGGATGCGCTTGTTCGGCACCAGCATGGTGTTCCACAACGGGGCGAGCCACCAGCGGCTGCGGAAGGCCGCCTCGCCCGCCTTCAGCCCGGCGCGCCTTCGCTCCTTGCGTGAGACCGTGCACGCCGCCACCGAGGAATGTCTGGATCTGCTCGACGCGCGGCCGCACGGTGACGTCGTCGATCTGCACGCGCTGCTCACCCTTCCGGTCACCTGCCGCACCCAGTGCGCCCTCATCGGCCTCCCCGAGCAGGATGCGCCCTTCCTCCACGAGCTGGTGCAGCCGCTGCTGGCGCTGCTCGACCCCGTGGTCGGCCCGCGCGCACTACGGGAGGCGGACCGCGCCGCCGAGACCCTGCGGCCCTACCTCGACAGGCTGGTGGCCGAACGACGGGCGCGGCCGGGAGAGGACCTGGCGTCGTCGGTCGCCTGCTTGCTCGGCGACGACGAGGCGGCTTCCGCTCTCGCCCTCGCACTGACCGCCGGTTTCGACACCACGGTGACACTGCTCGACCACGCGATCACCGCGCTGATGACATCGCCGGCGCGAGCCGCAGTGGCTGCTGGCGAGCCATCCCACGTCGACGCCGCGATCAGCGAGTCCCTGCGTCTCGCCCCGCCGGTTCGGCTGATCACGCGGGTCGCCCGGCACGAGGTAACCGTCGGCGGTGTGCGGGTCCCGGCCGGCCGGGAAGTCATGGCGCTCATCGCCGAAGCGCACCGGGACCCCGAGCACTTCACCGATCCGGACGTGTTCGACCCCAACCGCCCGGCAAGCCGGCTGCTCTCCTTCGGCGGTGGCGCCCACTACTGCCTGGGCGCCCAACTGGCACGCCTGGAAGCCTCCCTCGTCCTGCCCGCTCTGCTACGGCGTTTCCCCCGCATGGCGCCCGCCGGCCCGCCGTGTCCCGACGACCGCGTCACCGTGAGCGGCTGGACAGCCCTTCCAGTCGTGCTCGACCCCTGAGCCTGCCCCGCACCCGGCACGACAGCACAGGACCTCCCGGCCGTGCCACCCCCACCCGGTCCCGACAACTCTCCGGACCGTTCGCACCACGTCATCCAACGAAAGGACACAACCATGCATCCCCTCTCCGGCGCAGCCCGGTACACCCGTCACCTGCAGGCCCTCGCCGTCTGCGCCGCGGCCCTGTCCGCGGGTACGGCGATCCTGGCACCGGCCGCCGCCGCGAAGCCTGCCGCGGCGGAGTCCGTTGTCTGCGAAAGCACCGCCCGCGGCACGCTCCAGGCCCCGCAGATCGGCAGTCCGACGCGCTTCACCGGCACGGGAACCATCACGTGCCGCAACGAACAGGGTGAGCCCTACCTGGAAGGCACGACCGAGTTCAGCGGCACGCTGCCCTCCCCGACGGCGGCTACGGAGCCCGAGTACCGGGGCAGGGTGGAGTGGTCGGACGGAAAGATCACCACCGGCACGTTCACCGACTTCGGCACCGAGGTCGGCGACGACGGCGTCCTGAAGTTCACCATCAAGGGCGTCAACGACGCCGCCAGCACCCGCTTCGGCGGCTACACCGCCTCCATCACTGGGCAGTCCGTCCGCGAGGTCCCCGACCCCACCGGGGAAATCCACACCACGGAGCAGGGCCAGGTCCTCTACACGCCGTGACCCACGCGCCCGGTGTGGTGGCGTCCCGGGACGCCACCACACCCGGCACTGCCGCAGATCCGCGTACGCGCCGCCGCTCCGTCGTGAAAGACCCAGCCGATGAACCCCTCGACGACCACCGGGCCGAAGACGGCGTTGCGACCGTTCTTCGACCCCTTCGATCCCGCCCTGCACACCGACCCGTACGCCCGTTACACCGCGGCGCGCGAGGCCGCCGCATTGTGCGAAGGGCCGCACGGTCTGGTGGTGGTGACCCGCCATGCGGACGTTTCACAGGCCCTGCGGGACAACCGGCTCGGCCACGGTCCGCTCACCGCACCGAACCGGATCTTCTCCTTCCTGGGCATGGACCCGCCCCACCACGGGCCGCTGCGCCGACTCGCCGCGCGCTTCTTCAGCCCCGCGGCCGTCAGCGCGTTGGCCCGACAGATCACCGCCGCCGTCGACGAACTGCTCGACCAGGCGCTGCGGAAACGACAGGTCGACCTGCTCGCCGACTTCGCCTACCCGCTATCACTTCGCGTGGTCTGCGGCCTGTTCGCGCTCCCCGAGCAGGACCAGGCGTGGATCCGGGAACAGACCCCGCCCATCGCCCGGCTCCTCGACCCGGCCTATGCCCTCACCGACCACGACGTGGCCACGGCCCACTCGGCGGCCGGCGGGTTCGTCGCCTACCTGCACCGCAAGATCAACGAACGGCGCCGGCACCCCGGCCCGGACGCCCTCAGTGCCCTGGCCGCCGAAGCCGACCTGGGCACCGGATTCACCCGCCGCGACCTGTTGCCCATGTGTGCCCTGCTGCTGCTCGCCGGCTACGAGACCACCGCCAACGTCATCGCCAACAGTGCTCTTGCCCTGCTGCGCCACCCGGACCAGCTCGCCACCGCGCGCAACCGCGTCGACGGCGGGCGGCTGGACAGCAGCGCCATGAACGAACTGCTGCGCTACGACTCCTCGATCCAGATCACCTTCCGCACGGTGCAGAGCCCGACCGTGATCGCAGGCACCCCACTGGCGCAAGGAACTCCGACGGCTCTGCTCATCGGATCGGCCAACCACGACCCCCGCGTGTTCACCGACCCCGGCCGACTGGACCTGGACCGCGCACACAATCCGCACCTGAGCTTCGGCGCGGGCATCCACTACTGCCTCGGAGCGCCCCTCGCCAGGCTGGAAGCGTCCCTGGCTCTGGGCCGGCTGCTCGCCCGGACCCGCGCCATCGAACTCTCCTCCGGCCCGGTCCGGCACAAGAACACCACCGCCACCGTCCGCGGGGTGAAAGCGCTCCCCGTCGTTCTCACTCCCGCCTGATCCACCGGCCCGCCACCTGTACCCCCGCCGACAGAAGAAGGGAACGACCCTCCTCATGGTGTCCCTCTGCCCGCAGGTACCGCCGAGCCTCGCCGCGGGGGCATGCCCGTACCCCTGGCTGGTGACCGGTGATCCCATGTCCTGGGACGCGGACATGACCTTTCGGGAACTGCGCGAGCGGGCACCCGCCCAGCAGGTCGTCCTGCCCGGCGGCCTTGTCACCTGGATGATCACCGGAGCAGCCCAGGCGCGACAGGCTCTGACCGACGGCCGCCTTGCCCACGACATGCGACGGCTTCCCGACCCCCGGCAGGGGTTCGGCGGCCTCCGCTACCCCGACGACCTCTTCTCCGCTGAGGGCCGCCACCTGCTCAACAGCGACGGCACGGCCCACCAACGGCTGCGGGCGGTCCTCGCCCCCCTGCTGACCCGCACGGCCGCACAGCGGTGGCAGCCGTTCATCACCCGCACCTGCGAGGAACTCCTCGACGCCCTGGCCGCGGCCGACCATCCCGACTTGGTCGCCGACTACGCCCGCCCCCTGGCCGTCCGGGTCACCACCGCCCTCCTGGGGATCCCGGTGGAACTGCAGCGCCGCCTGACCAACCTGACGCTGACGATGATCACCGCCGCTGACCCCGAGAACCCCACCGTTCGAAAGCGCCGTACCGAACTGTTCGGACTGTGGTCCCGCGTCCTCGGCGACAAACGGCGCAGGCCCGGCGACGACGTCCTCACTCGCCTCACTGTCGCTCACCGCCAGGGCCGCCTCTCGGCCGAGGAACTCCTCTCCGTGGCCTGGGGCCTGTTCTCCGGCGGCATCACCCCCACCACCGCCCTGATCGTCTCCGGAGCAGTCGAAATCATGCAGAGCCCAAAACTGCGCCGAGCACTGCACGCCGGCGCCGACGCGACCCGCCTCACCGAGGAACTGCTGCGCATCACCAGCCCTTTCCCGGTTGCCACCTGGCGATTCGCCCTTGAGGACCTCACCGTCGGCGACACGGTGATCCCGCAGGGCGCCGTGGTACTGATCGCCCTGGCCGCCGCCAACCGCGACCCGGACGCCTACCCCGAACCCGACACCGCGCACCCGCACCGCCCCGGCGCCCACCTGGCATTCGGACTGGGCCCGCACTACTGCCCCGGCGCCCCCCTCGCCCGCGTACAGGCCGCCAGCGCGCTCACCGCCCTGTTCAGCAGATTCCCCGACATCCGCCTCGCCACCGGGAGGACCGCGCTGCGCCGGCAGGGCGTGCTCGTCGACCGCTGCTACGAGCGCGTCCCGGTCCGCACCGACGACACCACCCCCCAGGACGCGACGTGATGCAGATCCCCGCCGAGGCGGCCGAGATCGAACCTGGCCACGCCTACACCTGGCGCATCTCCTTCCCGGACCTGCCCGCAGATCCGGGTTCCCGCCGGCCAGCGAGCTACAACCAGGCCGCCCATCTGGCCGCAGCCTGTTCCGCGCACCTGTCCGACCGGCCGCCGCCCTTCGCCCTCGCCATCGCCTGCAGCTTCGAACTGACCAGCTCTATCGACCTGTCGGCCCTCGAAGGCGCGCTGCTGCACCTGATCCGCCGGCACGAGGTGCTCCGCACCTGCTGCCGCCGCACAGCACGGAGCGTGTCCATCCATGTCCGCACACCAGAGGAGACGCACCTCGAACGTGTCGATGCGGGTCCAC contains:
- a CDS encoding cytochrome P450, with product MPNTTQRTQDGTEHEPCPPSARCAPVPAPSVGRADRGQQSESEVLVFSRYADVAVIARDPAFEAKDAAWFDAYLPGWRRSPGMRLFGTSMVFHNGASHQRLRKAASPAFSPARLRSLRETVHAATEECLDLLDARPHGDVVDLHALLTLPVTCRTQCALIGLPEQDAPFLHELVQPLLALLDPVVGPRALREADRAAETLRPYLDRLVAERRARPGEDLASSVACLLGDDEAASALALALTAGFDTTVTLLDHAITALMTSPARAAVAAGEPSHVDAAISESLRLAPPVRLITRVARHEVTVGGVRVPAGREVMALIAEAHRDPEHFTDPDVFDPNRPASRLLSFGGGAHYCLGAQLARLEASLVLPALLRRFPRMAPAGPPCPDDRVTVSGWTALPVVLDP
- a CDS encoding cytochrome P450; translation: MNPSTTTGPKTALRPFFDPFDPALHTDPYARYTAAREAAALCEGPHGLVVVTRHADVSQALRDNRLGHGPLTAPNRIFSFLGMDPPHHGPLRRLAARFFSPAAVSALARQITAAVDELLDQALRKRQVDLLADFAYPLSLRVVCGLFALPEQDQAWIREQTPPIARLLDPAYALTDHDVATAHSAAGGFVAYLHRKINERRRHPGPDALSALAAEADLGTGFTRRDLLPMCALLLLAGYETTANVIANSALALLRHPDQLATARNRVDGGRLDSSAMNELLRYDSSIQITFRTVQSPTVIAGTPLAQGTPTALLIGSANHDPRVFTDPGRLDLDRAHNPHLSFGAGIHYCLGAPLARLEASLALGRLLARTRAIELSSGPVRHKNTTATVRGVKALPVVLTPA
- a CDS encoding cytochrome P450, whose translation is MTGDPMSWDADMTFRELRERAPAQQVVLPGGLVTWMITGAAQARQALTDGRLAHDMRRLPDPRQGFGGLRYPDDLFSAEGRHLLNSDGTAHQRLRAVLAPLLTRTAAQRWQPFITRTCEELLDALAAADHPDLVADYARPLAVRVTTALLGIPVELQRRLTNLTLTMITAADPENPTVRKRRTELFGLWSRVLGDKRRRPGDDVLTRLTVAHRQGRLSAEELLSVAWGLFSGGITPTTALIVSGAVEIMQSPKLRRALHAGADATRLTEELLRITSPFPVATWRFALEDLTVGDTVIPQGAVVLIALAAANRDPDAYPEPDTAHPHRPGAHLAFGLGPHYCPGAPLARVQAASALTALFSRFPDIRLATGRTALRRQGVLVDRCYERVPVRTDDTTPQDAT